A window of the Phaseolus vulgaris cultivar G19833 chromosome 5, P. vulgaris v2.0, whole genome shotgun sequence genome harbors these coding sequences:
- the LOC137835126 gene encoding cytochrome P450 72A68-like, which produces MEAACSTILMLILILVLILVLIWAWMMLNWLWFTPKRLERLLREQGLQGNPYTLLVGDTNEFAKMRKEAFSKPMDLFSNDIVQRVYPFFRHSINTHGKNSFIWFGPAPRVILTDPELIKDVFNKTFDFQKIYLNPQVRLLTPGLVSHEGEKWRKHRKIITPVFNLEKLKDMLPVLIKCCDDLISKWEEMLSLDGSSEMDVWPFLQNLTSEAISRTAFGSSYEEGRRIFQLLKEQSELTAQLVYKVYIPGWRFVPTTTHRRMKEIDKETKASLMDIINNKEKALKAGEATKNDLLDILLESNHKEIQEHGNNKNVGLNIEDVIEECKLFYFAGQDSTSSLLVWTMILLSMYPDWQTRAREEVLQVFGNHKPDFDGLNHLKIVPMILNEVFRLYPPVIGLPRKVLKDVKLGNLSLVAGMQVSIPIILVHHDCELWGDDAKEFKPERFAEGVLKATNGRASLIPFGGGPRICTGRNFSFLEAKIALSMILQRFSFELSSSYTHAPITAITLQPQYGAHLILHKVEI; this is translated from the exons ATGGAAGCAGCGTGTAGCACGATTCTGATGCTGATTCTGATACTGGTTTTGATATTGGTTCTGATATGGGCATGGATGATGCTAAATTGGTTATGGTTCACTCCAAAGAGGCTTGAAAGGCTTCTCAGAGAGCAAGGTCTTCAAGGGAATCCATATACGCTTTTGGTTGGAGACACCAATGAGTTTGCCAAGATGAGAAAGGAAGCCTTCTCCAAACCCATGGATCTCTTCTCTAACGACATAGTTCAGCGTGTCTACCCCTTTTTCCGTCACAGTATCAACACACATG GGAAAAACTCTTTTATTTGGTTTGGACCGGCACCAAGAGTGATCCTTACTGATCCAGAGCTAATCAAAGATGTATTTAACAAGACATTTGACTTCCAAAAGATTTATCTGAATCCACAAGTCAGGTTACTAACTCCTGGCCTTGTAAGCCACGAGGGAGAAAAGTGGAGGAAGCACAGAAAGATAATTACTCCTGTTTTCAATTTGGAGAAGTTGAAG GATATGTTACCAGTACTCATCAAATGTTGTGATGATCTTATTAGCAAATGGGAGGAAATGTTATCATTGGATGGATCAAGTGAAATGGACGTATGGCCTTTCCTTCAGAATTTGACTAGTGAGGCTATTTCTCGAACAGCATTTGGAAGTAGTTatgaagaaggaagaagaatatTTCAACTCCTAAAAGAGCAGAGTGAACTAACAGCGCAACTTGTGTATAAAGTTTACATCCCTGGATGGAG GTTTGTACCTACTACTACCCATAGAAGGATGAAGGAAATTGACAAGGAAACAAAAGCTTCACTTATggatattattaataacaaagaGAAAGCACTAAAGGCTGGTGAAGCCACTAAAAATGACTTGTTAGACATACTTCTCGAGTCAAATCACAAGGAAATTCAAGAACATGGAAACAACAAGAATGTTGGATTGAATATTGAAGATGTTATTGAGGAATGCAAGTTATTTTACTTTGCAGGGCAGGATTCCACTTCATCTTTGCTTGTTTGGACGATGATATTATTAAGTATGTACCCCGATTGGCAAACACGTGCAAGGGAAGAAGTCTTACAAGTTTTTGGCAATCATAAACCAGATTTTGATGGACTGAATCACCTTAAGATT GTTCCCATGATTTTAAATGAGGTTTTTAGGCTATACCCACCAGTAATTGGTCTTCCTCGAAAAGTTCTTAAAGACGTGAAACTTGGAAATCTATCATTAGTCGCTGGAATGCAAGTTTCCATTCCAATAATTTTGGTTCATCATGATTGTGAGCTATGGGGTGATGATGCTAAGGAGTTCAAACCTGAGAGATTTGCTGAAGGAGTTCTAAAGGCCACAAATGGCAGAGCTTCACTAATTCCCTTTGGAGGGGGTCCTAGGATATGCACTGGACGAAACTTCTCCTTCTTGGAAGCAAAGATTGCTTTGTCAATGATTTTACAACGCTTCTCATTTGAACTCTCTTCGAGCTATACTCATGCTCCAATTACCGCGATTACTCTTCAACCACAATATGGTGCTCATCTCATTCTACATAAAGtggaaatataa
- the LOC137833953 gene encoding uncharacterized mitochondrial protein AtMg00810-like, producing the protein MDVAKPLPTPRQTNLHLQKDASSAMHDPSLFRSVVGALQYVLITYPELSYLVNKLCQYMHSPQDHHWKAVKRILRYLAGTRTHGLIIQQCSCPTIRAFSDANWGSDPNDHKSTIGYYVFYGHNIIA; encoded by the coding sequence ATGGATGTAGCCAAACCTCTTCCTACACCCAGGCAAACTAACCTTCATCTTCAAAAAGATGCCTCCTCCGCCATGCATGACCCTTCTCTCTTTCGGTCAGTCGTCGGTGCTCTCCAGTACGTGCTTATCACTTATCCTGAACTATCATATCTTGTAAACAAGTTGTGCCAATACATGCATAGTCCACAAGATCATCATTGGAAAGCCGTCAAACGCATCCTTCGTTACCTCGCTGGTACTCGCACCCATGGTTTGATTATTCAACAGTGTTCTTGTCCAACCATTCGTGCCTTCAGTGATGCTAACTGGGGTAGTGACCCTAATGACCACAAATCCACCATAGGCTACTATGTCTTTTATGGTCACAACATCATTGCCTAG